DNA from Rosa rugosa chromosome 6, drRosRugo1.1, whole genome shotgun sequence:
ATGCAATGGTGTAAACGCTTCTGAAGTGAGGCATGCAGAACTGATTTGCTGGCCTCAACTACACTGGAGGAGAGGGGAACCAGTTGTAGTAAAAAATGTACTAGAAAAGGCTGCTGGCCTTAGCTGGGAACCAATGGTAATGTGGAGGGCTTTTATGGGGGTTTAAAAAGTATTCCGCCAAGGTCAAAGCCACTGATTGCCTTGATTGGTGTGAGGTATGTGCAATTCAGTTTAATTCTTGTGAATCTCACTAATTAAAGTAGAAACAGCAATTGAATAAGTAAGAAGATATCCACAAAAGGTCGAGCTTGTTTACTATATACAAATTCAAAATCTAgtcattttctgatttttcttcttGTAGGGTGAACTCTCTGTTGGAACCATGGCTTCTTTTATTGGTTACACTTTAACATTCGCTGTAAGTCCGGTTTTATGTTTCTAGTACCTTTGCACTATATTTCATCTTCTCAAGGCTTTTGATAAGTGTTTAATGTAAGCTTCCTTTCAGGTTCAAGGCCTGGTTGACACATTTGGAGATCTTCGTGGAACTCTTGCTGCAGTGGCCAGGTTCAAGGCGGACAATGTTGGTGATTGCTCACCGGTTAAGCACAGTTGAAAATGCCCGTCAAGTTGCATTGTGCTCCAAGGGAAGATAGCTGAAAGTGGGGACGCACTACGAACTATTGGCCAAGAAAGTCAACATGCTTCATTTGTTGGCGCTCGACTTGCTTTCGAGTGACtggacacaaaaaaaaaaacgatttgCTGTAATTTGTTTTCATGAGCAGTTTTCTTACCCTACATGTCAAACTCAGCTATATGTTAATGTGCGTTAGAGGCTACCTCGGAGAGCTTTTCATTCCATGAGGAGGTTACTGGTTTTGCATGTCCAAGTCTTTAGGAGTGAGGTTGAGTAGGAGTCTTATTTTGATTTACTTCCTTAATTTGTGTAAAAGCTGTTTCAAGTGCAGTCTATATATGTAATTGAAACAGAGGAAATAAGATATGCTTTTGAGTCGAATTGCTCAGTAAACTTTCAGGTACAATTCTCTCTTGCTTTTAACAGCGTTGGcattttaatcaaagcaaaactAATGCCAAATTACTCGTAACAGGGCGAGACTAAAAACGGAGTGCAGTTCATGACCAATAAGGACTTGAGCAATACAACAAAAAAACCATCAAAGTCTTTAACCTCCGCATACTGACCTGAAATTACAAAATCTAATATTATCGATCCAGAAAATAGGTCAAAGCTAATTGCCTAATTTGCAAAATCTGGCAAGACATGAGCAATCCTTGCAAAACAGGTATTCACAAGCATTCTacttctcttcttccttctcagCCTCAGCGGCCGGCCTCCccctttccctttccctttcccttccccttcccccctttcttcttggCATTCGAATTTCCTCCAGTTTCAGCAGCCTCTGCCTtcccccctttcttcttggCATTCGAATTTCCTCCAGTTTCAGCAGCCTCTGCCTTCTCCTTGGCATTCCTCAGTTGTATTGTGATCAACCTAAACTTCCTCTCGAGACCCAGACCAGCCTTTCTTTTGAATTGGCCGTGTCCCTTATCACGATAGGCTTTGCAAGGTTCACTGGAGTCGACGTGTCCATCGAGACCTTCCTGTGTTGCAAACTCACGCCTGCAGAAGCATTTGAACTTTGGTTCCTGTCAACAAAGTCAGAAAACTTTACTCGGAAGAATTTTCAGGACAAAAAGTAATCAACCACCACATCCATACACAAATCTCAGAgcttaaacaaaacaaaaaattcagGAAAAACACCAGTATTCACTGTGGCATATGATCGAGCACTTCGTGTTCATATTCGCAACAAATTCTTAAACAATGACTCCTACCTACTCTGTTCTACTGCAAATCCACAGCTACAATGCTACATCCATACAAAACTAAAGTTCTATCCACATGGAATTCAACGATAAACTAATCTTATTCGCAGAGACTGTTCTCAATTTCCAAAAGAAATTTCGATTTAACTAAAAGATCAAGGAAAAGTGTGATTAGGTTTTCAAATTATAAACCAGGGGACTCCTACTCTGTTCTATTGCAAATTCACATTGGAATAACTAGATCCATAAATCATCAAGGTTCAAATCACATTGAATTCAAAGAAAACCTAATCATATTCGCAGAGATTGTTCTCAATTTCCAGTCACATTTTCGAATTAAACTCAAACAATCAAGAAAAAGTGAGATTACCTGGACGAGTTCCTTCTTTGCCATTTCCGGTTCTTCTCAAGCTTGCTTTACTAAGAACTTACAGATCTCGATcaaactctctctccctctctctctctctctctctctctctctctccctccctctcaaGATTTCCCCAAATTCTCTTCGGCCTCTTCAGCTCTTGCTTTCCCGCCTTTTAACAGCTCTGTTCTGAGTGTGGCCCCTGCGTTTGGCGTGAGGGGGACACGTGTGCATATGACGCTGGCCACCGACTCTTAAAACTCATACTCACACGACGCCGTTTTCAACTGCGCTTCAGCCTTCAgccctttattttatttcaaataaaaaaaaacacaatatcAATCATTATTAAAGCGTTTGTTTACATTGACGCGGTAATATAACAATATCGAAAAACTGGCAAGAGTCACAAAATTTAGTATAAATAATAGTCGACATTTATTTTAGCAAACTGTGAAATATCAAATTGAAATATATGTAAATAGAAAAAGGCAAAAAGAAGAGCGCTCAAAATGAACACTTTTGCTTTGCTcagggtgaaaaaaaaaaaaaaaaattccttccAAATTTGTGATTACAAAGTTAGTGATCAAGAAAGTTAATCTTTCGATTTTAATTTAATAATCTTGAAAAATTGAAGACGTGGAAGACGTACGTTGAGTTATGCATAGAAAGAGATCGAGAGTAAGAAAGCCGTGTTTCGAAACCAGCGTGAGTACGTAAGAGAAACATATTTGCCGCCTATACTAATGAAAATTTATTTAGTAATCTCAGATTATTACATATCCGTGGTTTATGACATTCTGATTATCGGTCTTTAATTAAACTTCATTAGGACCCAGCGTGTTAGTGTAAGGGAAACATAGTTGCCGCCTCtttctaataaaaaattattCACTAATCTCGGTTTTCTAACATTCATATTTGGTCATGTAGCCTTGTCTTGGTGCTGAACGATccattttcttttcattgttcttttttttcccttatatgCATATATTGATATGCTAATGATCAAAACCGTGAATAGCAGTAGTCCCATACAAAACACTAACTCCTCTCTACCAACCGAACCAAAAATCATTTAGTGTGACTGCCCTTCCAAACTAATATTTATACAAAACAATACAACAACTCATACCGGAAGGCCTAAACATCAATGCGCTCGCCAATTTATTCTCAAGTTTCCACTAATCATTGTAATAGTCTCCggtcattaagtttttttttttttttggcttcttGTTTTGctctctcatgactttattgaCTTGTTAATGCACAGCTAATGAAGGTGATTATCAGTCTGTAAACTTCATTAGGAATTTCTGTAACTTTTACAATATTATTGATCTATGCTTATTGGAGTGCCAAAATCTATAAATGTGGGATTTAAGGGTTGCCAGAAAGATAGAAATAGGCATTAATAAAAGAGCATATTTCATAGCCCATAATGGGTCAGCTCCAACTGAAGCAAACTAACAGCCCAATAAAGTACCTGCATGGCTACATATACACAGGACAAATGGATCCAAAACTGGAGGTCCAATACATAACACCTTCATGAACACCACGAGGTCTTTACCTTTTGCTTCTCGCCGACCCAGCCCTGGTGACCTTCATGATCATTTACTGTGACAATGCGTCTGCATTGTTCTTTTCAAAGAACAATAAAAGATCATCAGGATCCAAGAATATAGATGTAAAGTATCTTTCTGGTATGTTCACCACAACTGTAAAGCAACTGTTTGCTTAATGGTGCTTATTAGAATACATAAGTTATGTAAAGACCcttgatattatttcgggacgtACGTAATGTTGAGGCTTATTAATGTGAGATTTATGCAgaatgtccccccttgtattttaCAGTTTTATCAATGGTTACGGtttgagggcagccgtactAGCCTTTCacataatatttatttattatatatatatatatatattttagggaaaatgtccatttacctaaatttgagctacactaactTCACTTATCCAAACAGCTtataagattgcccacttacccaacaaattatatattttttgccctaatatccaatcaagtaattttttttattgttttttgtttatttttgagacaattttgccctctctctctttgtcacttagagagagaagtcaccggACTTCAGTCAACAGCCGCCGGAATTCTCGTCCGATGTCTCTAAAAAGGTCGTCGGAaatctcataggtcaccggaGAATATTATTGCGCCCTAATAAAACTCGATAAAAAGTTTATTACCCCCCGATAAAaaaattattgccccccaaaagaaagtttattgccccccaatagaaaatttattgccccccaattaataaaatatttattacaccccaataaaaagtttattgcctcctaataaaaaatttatttaccCCCCCATATACAATTCTGCCAgaaatttttcttttgaattagATAGGAAGCAGCCCAATTGCAAAAGTCACATACCCCTTTAAGCTAAGCAATCGAACAATCCGAGCCCATTCCACATtgctgctcttcttcttcttcttcttcttcaatccacTGGAATAAAAAACCATGCTAGAATTGGAGTGGCACACAGGCGCGTGAATGACGTCATAATTGGGATTCACAGCAGCGAACTGGCCAAGAATGACGAAGGGTTGGTGTAGCTTGTTCAGTTGGATTAGAGGCGAAATCGGGCTCAAGATTTATTACTACCACGAGTTAGTTGAGGACGCGCCGCCAGAGAAGCCGGGGGTTGTGGTGGTCGAGGAAGGGAGGGTGTTTGAGGTCCGTGGAGGACATGCTGAGGCTACTACATTTCATGAAGGCTCGTACTCGCCGCCGCATATGGTTCATATGCACTCCGAGCCGCCGGGTCTTCAGGAAATGCACGGCCATCTGCCACCGGAGGTTCATTTTCAGCCGGAGGTGAGGAAAATGGAGACTCACAGAGTTGCTCCGATGAACAAGAGGGTGGGAATTTCGAGGAGGCCTCACAGCGACTCTTCTCTGAAAGTGATTTTTGGAAAGTTTGCGGCGGAGACTATATATGGCGAGCGTATGCAATACTTGTTCATCAGTATCGTCAAGGAGCGTGGACTCGATCCGAACTAGAGCCCGTACGTCAAGGTCAAAACATCGAGCCACCTGAGAAGGTGGAGGCgatctgagagagaaagagctggAAGAGAAGGCGGAGGCGATCTCAGAGAGAGGGGATTTACTAGTGGGACTGGAGCTAGATCCGCTTCTGGGATCGTCGAAGTTGAGAGGGATCTCGAGAGATTTAATTGAAGttgtaatttaataattgaGTAGAGGTTGAAATTGTCTTGTTACATTTAAATGGGTAAGTGAGCACATAAATCTTTTAAAGGAGTAAGTGGGCTCTTGTTAGGCTAAATATGGGCATTTGGTCAAGATCCCTATATTTTAAAGGAGATAATCTGAATTGATCTCAACTATATAGTTTAGACGGTGATTACAAGGCTCCGCATCTCTACTATTATAAATGGAGgccctcttttggtgtcaaagggcttcaccaaattttgaagtgTCTATAGTACCCTTTCATaacataattattaaattaagtcaataaaatataaatagataatttacataattgaaattaaaaatagccaaaccaccactattgtatgtttaaaaaaaaaaaaaaaaactattcctTTTAGTCGACCATTTTCCCTTAACACAATGTCACCCGCGAAAACGCGGGCATGCTGCTAGTGTTAAATAAAGCTTCACTAACAAAAAGGTAAATaatgaggtaaaaaaaaaaaagtgaaaaacgtAAAACCGAAAATGGGGAAAGGAAATCTGTGttcaaaaaattaaattaaaaaaaaaaaaagggaaggaaATCCCTCCCAAAAGTTTCTTAATGTCGCTGTTATCGAACACTCGTTCTGCTCCGCAATTGAGGACCACCGGAGAGAGCAGCCAATAAACCGCCGTCATGTCCTCCGTCACGCTCTCCTTCCCTCTCACTCCCGTCTCCACGCGCCTCCGTACAATCAAGCCTCGACTCGCCGCCTTCTACCAACCGATCCGCCAATAGTATTCCTTCCCGCGCTTCACACTCTCTCGCCTCCGCCTACGTGTCCGGACCCGCCTCCGACCGAGCCGGACTCCAAGGTCAGCCGAGTGTGATTAGCTGGGAGTTAAccgccggatcaatggctgccgtgggctgcgTTAACTGGTCCCTTTACTCTTTTTCggaggagaaaagcttgactgtAATGCcacgtagcggtcattgtcactatgaggcgttgccttaccgcttggcggttggtcgtagaccatagactcgtggagtctAGACCCGTTTAGGTCTCTTTCCTGTGGGGAGGGTTTGACAAAATATGGTGGTCAAGAGGCTAGACAAAATATTTACAGTGTACATGTAAATTTTGCTAATTTTATGAACAACAAATAAGCATGGCATAGTTTGTTTAAGTAAGTGttacatgtttatttaattgagttgcaattaaatagaagcatggcatatttgtatagcatgtacttgtagtaaagttgctaataacatttttgcaTTGTTGTGAACATGCTTAAGGATCATGAAGACATGTAaatgcatatcaagtgtgatatattgtcGGCATGCTTataagtagtaaaagcatggcattggcatgacactagctcaaattgaaagagtgtaaaggaagatatagttacttatcttatgccgatttggagcgagttggagttggaattgatgTAAGTGCCCAAattatgttggagttgtcctagCCTCGCTAGCAGACGttgtcgccgccggacttgctagcggaagatgtcgccgccggacttgctagcggaagatgtcgccgccggacgcGCTAGCCTCATTGGAGGAATATGTTgccgcggactcgctagcggaagatgtcgccgccggacgcGCTAGCCTCACTGGAGGAATATGTTGTcgcggactcgctagcggaagatgtcgccgccggacacgctagcggaagatgtcgccgcctgACACGctatgtaacgccccaagctgcacctcactagcttaagcacgtcacagtgccgcaagcctctaaaacataaaccgaacgctcgatttacgttctagagaaccgctaggcattttgtttgaaaatttttcgtataaacacagcggaagctacaaatatttttgaggtgaaaatccttgagTTGCTAAAATGAATTCTCACACACGAGGTACAAACTTCAAGGAAATGAGAACTCAACCAAAATTGACACAAGGCTAACTATCAACAGGTCTCAGAAtacgaagttcgagaaatagaatttagaacaAGGTCTAAACGACaaaatttaccgaacttgttccgcacacccagctccgtccgctattgtcccgtcaccagtgcacagtacctgcatccatactgttgtaggggtgagctttcgtcctcgctgctcaacaggaactctaactcgactaggtttgaaaatcaacagataaatgtttagagctccagtatgaaaacatacttaaaccaaatatttaaaggaacgacaaactttaatgtttttcaacgtgaaaaccgatgcatgatgcttaaataaacacggcgccaaatccaagtgttacctgatggccggtcccatagacccactacacgaccttacctcaatttaatttatcaccaggtaagcgtagcgagagcgtccgctacctagctacacacacagatcgggtcgtcattgcgatcgctcaccgtctgaccggtgtaactaaccctctggaggttttggggatcgaacccaaggaagtcagagccacccttcgctctcaagccatcacatttctcacatggtttggttagtatgcattgcatttgaacatgaccaaaccataccaactaacatgcataatttaataacaatataagaaaatcactaaccgaggagagtcctgaatccctacctggattccgatgttttctctcacgtactccgagagtcgcgaaccttctgttcctcgagtaactggagtcctagattccgacatttcgacaGTTAATAATCCATTGAACAATTTtacgaaatctcgacgattaataaatcgtcTAAACCAACtgttcctggttggaccaggagttgaccaacctttcctggtttgactaGGATTGACCGTTTTGACCAACGTTTGACCAATTGTAATaggttcgataattaacccaaattacCGAACATTTTACTTAAATCACGATATCgaccatatatatattaggtGCACCCAAATTTTAtcaaggccacccaatatatacacctttcttttctttactcacTATCATTTTTACAAAATGCTTATGCAAACCAATGTTATAACAAATTCCCAACTTCATGAACAAATGAATTCGAGTATCCTTAACAATTTCGTCACATAGTAATcggaattactatggacacccaaccaACCCATTCTCAATTAAGGTGTGCCCAAaatactaaggacacccaagcTTCATAACTTGACCATTTTTCGATTATTCCATAATCAATTCATAACTTCTGTACTTTTACTTCTTAATTAACAAAAGCCAAAATTCTGACCTAACAACATAATTCAATTAACCCCTACATCACCAGTCAACCATCTCACAGTAAGCATACAACAAAGCAATCAACCCcaatccaaaatttcaatacCAGTAGCAGATTCATCAACACAAAATCAAGAGGTTTCCAATTTCACATACACTCATTCTGAACATGCAAACCATACCGCACATCCAACCCAAATCTTCACTTTCAGGGATTAACATCCGATTATCACCAAGTACCAAACTTTGATTCAAGATCAGGATTATACCTTGGAAAATCAATtccaaccaaatcaactcacTGCCGAAACTCAACTGATGATGAACTAATGCTTCTGATGCAATCGACCCAGCAAACTTCCCAATTTCACTTCAATAGACGCAGTCAAGACGGAAACCGAGCCCAGAAGTGTCGGAGAAGTCGCCGGCGGCAACCATGACGTCGAACCCGaaacaacccagaaaccaaTTTGTCAAAACTTGATCGAATTGAAAAACTAATTATACTAGAGTGAAGAGCACGACACGGGGATCGattttcataccacatgcaGCTCATACGGtggccggagtcgccggaattTGTAGAATTCGCCGGAGGGAAATCGGATCTTCTCACCATCGATTCCTCTGCCTCGTCAATTGCATGGACGATCAGAGGCCACCGGCGTGATGACGACGACGTGAAGAATCTATTTCCGGTGGTCCGCCGCTGTGTTGTAGCCGGAGGACGGCGTTCTGGTCGGGTTTCTTCCTCAGGTCGGCGACGCGTTTCCGGGTCAGAATCTTCGAGCTTCTCTCGCGTCTTCTAGATCAATCTGATCTGGTCCAGCAGCTATATAGGCCTCCTTTACTTAATATCCGACGGTTGTGATCAATCGGTGGCATTATGGATGGCTAGGATCGCGCCAGGTTGATACTTCATTTTCCCAAAT
Protein-coding regions in this window:
- the LOC133716829 gene encoding uncharacterized protein LOC133716829; this encodes MAKKELVQEPKFKCFCRREFATQEGLDGHVDSSEPCKAYRDKGHGQFKRKAGLGLERKFRLITIQLRNAKEKAEAAETGGNSNAKKKGGKAEAAETGGNSNAKKKGGKGKGKGKGKGEAGR